Proteins encoded in a region of the Labeo rohita strain BAU-BD-2019 chromosome 22, IGBB_LRoh.1.0, whole genome shotgun sequence genome:
- the gtpbp1l gene encoding GTP binding protein 1, like gives MAATETSVSPAVESVVPACMFAPDPGCAEDSPGAEYSDAGDNQNGEAEDHLDLTSKFALVSPTGEQYECLQKQLRERIEEGCGETIYVVGVGTDGGDYGLDERDMEASVATVQSLCEQVDADLILLRERTETAGHVHDYLIRRRVGEADFLEVRVAVVGNVDAGKSTLLGVLTHGELDNGRGFARQKLFRHKHEMESGRTSSVGNDILGFDQEGQVVNKPDSHGGSLDWTKICERSSKVITFIDLAGHEKYLKTTVFGMTGHLPDFCMLMVGSNAGIIGMTKEHLGLALALNVPVFVVVTKIDMCPANILQETLKLLQRLLKSPGCRKIPVLVQNKDDVIVTASNFSSERMCPIFQISNVTGENMDLLKMFLNLLSPRLTFKDDEPPEFQIDDTYSVPGVGTVVSGTTLRGLIRLNDTLLLGPDPLGVFIPIAVKSIHRKRMPVKEVRGGQTASFALKKIKRSSIRKGMVMVSPRLNPQACWEFEAEILVLHHPTTISPRYQAMVHCGSIRQTATIIGMNKDCLRTGDKATVHFRFIKTPEYLHTDQRLVFREGRTKAVGTIIKLLQSKPQAKMQSTKKTSSQVEGSSTASEEPTQMGGSPQMGQMLKSGGSGRRRGGQRHKGKSALSSTGTTTSAAGVGGN, from the exons ATGGCGGCGACTGAGACGAGTGTGAGCCCGGCGGTGGAGTCGGTTGTGCCGGCTTGTATGTTTGCACCTGACCCGGGCTGCGCGGAGGATTCACCCGGCGCTGAGTACAGCGACGCCGGCGACAACCAGAACGGGGAAGCCGAGGATCATTTAGACCTCACCAGCAAG tttgcACTGGTCAGCCCTACAGGAGAGCAGTATGAGTGTTTACAAAAGCAGCTGCGCGAACGAATAGAGGAAGGATGTGGAGAAACCATCTATGTGGTCGGCGTTGGAACAG ACGGTGGTGATTACGGTCTGGATGAGCGGGATATGGAAGCATCTGTCGCTACAGTGCAGTCACTTTGCGAACAGGTTGACGCCGACCTGATTCTGCTGAGAGAGAGGACGGAGACAGCAGGACATGTCCACGATTATCTCATCCGACGGCGAGTGGGAGAGGCGGACTTTCTGGAAGTCAG AGTTGCAGTCGTAGGTAACGTCGACGCTGGTAAAAGCACACTTTTGGGTGTCCTAACTCACGGTGAACTCGACAACGGTCGTGGATTCGCCCGCCAGAAACTGTTCCGCCACAAACACGAGATGGAGAGCGGCCGGACCAGTAGCGTCGGCAACGACATCCTGGGTTTCGACCAGGAAGGGCAGGTGGTCAACAAACCGGACAGCCATGGTGGCAGCCTGGACTGGACCAAAATCTGCGAGAGGTCGTCGAAGGTCATCACTTTTATTGATTTGGCGGGGCACGAGAAGTACCTGAAGACTACCGTATTTGGAATGACCGGCCACCTGCCGGATTTCTGCATGCTAATG GTGGGAAGTAACGCGGGAATCATTGGCATGACTAAAGAGCACCTCGGGCTCGCTCTGGCTCTCAACGTTCCTGTTTTTGTAGTCGTAACTAAGATAGACATGTGTCCCGCTAACATCCTACAAG AGACGTTAAAGTTATTACAGAGGTTActaaagtctccaggatgcagAAAAATTCCAGTTTTGGTGCAAAACAAGGATGACGTCATTGTTACGGCCTCAAACTTCAGCTCTGAGAG GATGTGTCCGATTTTCCAGATCTCGAATGTGACAGGTGAAAACATGGACTTGTTGAAAATGTTCCTGAACCTGCTCTCTCCCAGACTGACGTTTAAAGATGACGAGCCGCCGGAGTTTCAGATTGACGACACGTATTCAGTGCCG GGTGTAGGTACCGTAGTATCAGGGACTACTTTACGTGGATTGATACGGCTGAATGACACGCTGCTCCTCGGTCCAGATCCCCTGGGCGTCTTCATCCCCATCGCCGTCAAATCCATTCATCGCAAGCGTATGCCTGTTAAAGAAGTGCGCGGCGGGCAGACGGCCTCGTTCGCCCTGAAGAAGATCAAGCGCTCGTCGATCAGGAAGGGGATGGTGATGGTGTCGCCCCGCCTCAACCCACAGGCATGCTGGGAGTTTGAGGCCGAGATTCTCGTACTGCACCATCCAACGACGATATCGCCGAGATACCAAGCTAtgg TTCACTGTGGCAGTATCAGACAGACGGCCACCATCATCGGCATGAACAAAGACTGTTTACGGACAGGGGACAAAGCCACCGTTCACTTCCGCTTCATCAAGACCCCCGAGTACCTTCACACGGACCAGAGACTCGTCTTCAGAGAGGGCAGGACCAAGGCCGTGGGCACCATCATTAAG CTGCTTCAAAGCAAGCCTCAGGCCAAGATGCAGTCTACCAAAAAAACCTCGTCACAGGTGGAGGGCTCTTCAACCGCCAGCGAGGAACCCACACAGATGGGAGGAAGCCCTCAAATGGGACAAATG TTGAAGTCTGGTGGAAGCGGTCGTCGGCGTGGCGGCCAGCGGCACAAAGGCAAATCAGCACTGAGCAGCACTGGAACAACTACTTCAGCAGCTGGAGTGGGCGGCAACTGA